Proteins encoded by one window of Synechococcus sp. MVIR-18-1:
- the psaB gene encoding photosystem I core protein PsaB codes for MATKFPSFSQGLAQDPTTRRIWYGIATAHDFESHDGMTEEKLYQKLFSTHFGHLAIIGLWVSGNLFHIAWQGNFEQWVADPLHVRPIAHAIWDPHFGQGAIDAFTQAGASSPVNIAYSGLYHWFYTIGMTSNAELYQGSIFMMILSAWALFAGWLHLQPKFRPSLAWFKNAESRLNHHLAVLFGFSSIAWTGHLVHVAIPESRGQHVGWDNFLNVMPHPAGLGPFFTGNWGVYAQNPDTTGQVFGTAEGSGTAILTFLGGFHPQTEALWLTDIAHHHLAIGVIFVIAGHMYRTNFGIGHSIREILEAHNPPTGTPGNLGAGHKGLYDTINNSLHFQLGLALASLGVITSLVAQHMYAMPSYAFIAKDYTTQAALYTHHQYIAIFLMCGAFAHGAIFFIRDYDPEANKDNVLARMLEHKEAIISHLSWVSLFLGFHTLGLYVHNDVVVAFGTPEKQILVEPVFAQFVQAASGKAIYGFDVLLANAGGAAANANAAYMGGWMDAINGVRGSNDLFLPIGPGDFLVHHAIALGLHTTTLILVKGALDARGSKLMPDKKDFGYSFPCDGPGRGGTCDISAWDAFYLAVFWALNTVGWVTFYWHWKHLAIWQGNVAQFNESSTYLMGWFRDYLWLNSSQLINGYNPFGSNNLAVWSWMFLFGHLVWATGFMFLISWRGYWQELIETIVWAHQRTPLANLVGWRDKPVALSIVQARVVGLAHFTIGYILTYAAFLIASTSGKFG; via the coding sequence ATGGCAACGAAATTTCCTTCGTTTAGCCAGGGTCTGGCACAGGACCCGACAACCCGCCGCATCTGGTACGGGATCGCCACGGCTCACGACTTCGAGAGCCATGACGGAATGACGGAGGAGAAGCTTTACCAAAAGCTCTTCTCCACCCATTTCGGGCATCTCGCCATCATCGGCCTTTGGGTTTCGGGAAACCTGTTCCATATCGCCTGGCAGGGCAACTTCGAGCAGTGGGTCGCCGACCCACTGCACGTGCGCCCAATCGCTCACGCAATTTGGGATCCCCACTTCGGTCAAGGCGCAATTGACGCCTTCACCCAAGCGGGTGCATCCTCCCCAGTGAATATTGCCTATTCAGGTCTCTATCACTGGTTTTACACGATCGGCATGACCTCGAATGCCGAGCTGTATCAGGGATCCATCTTCATGATGATCCTGTCGGCTTGGGCTCTGTTCGCTGGTTGGCTGCACTTGCAGCCCAAGTTCCGTCCGTCCCTTGCTTGGTTTAAAAACGCCGAATCCCGCCTGAACCACCACCTGGCTGTTCTGTTCGGATTCAGCTCCATTGCATGGACCGGTCACTTGGTTCACGTGGCTATTCCTGAGTCCCGTGGTCAGCACGTTGGTTGGGATAACTTCCTCAACGTGATGCCTCACCCAGCTGGGCTGGGTCCATTCTTTACCGGCAATTGGGGCGTGTATGCCCAAAACCCTGACACCACAGGTCAGGTTTTTGGTACCGCTGAAGGATCAGGCACTGCGATCCTCACCTTCCTCGGTGGCTTCCACCCTCAGACCGAAGCCCTTTGGCTTACTGATATCGCCCATCACCATTTGGCCATCGGCGTGATCTTCGTGATCGCCGGCCACATGTATCGGACGAACTTCGGAATCGGTCACTCCATTCGCGAGATCCTTGAAGCGCACAACCCACCAACCGGAACCCCCGGAAACTTGGGTGCTGGCCACAAAGGTCTCTACGACACCATCAACAACAGCCTGCACTTCCAACTTGGTCTTGCTCTCGCCTCTCTTGGCGTGATCACCAGCTTGGTTGCACAGCACATGTATGCAATGCCGTCGTATGCCTTCATCGCGAAGGACTACACGACTCAGGCAGCGCTTTACACCCATCACCAGTACATCGCCATCTTCTTGATGTGTGGTGCCTTCGCCCACGGTGCGATCTTCTTTATCCGCGATTACGACCCCGAAGCCAACAAGGACAACGTCCTGGCTCGGATGCTCGAGCACAAAGAAGCAATCATCAGTCACCTGAGCTGGGTCTCCCTTTTCCTGGGCTTCCACACCCTCGGCCTCTACGTCCATAACGACGTGGTTGTGGCGTTTGGAACTCCTGAGAAGCAGATCTTGGTTGAACCCGTCTTTGCACAGTTCGTCCAGGCTGCTTCCGGTAAAGCGATTTACGGCTTCGATGTTCTCTTAGCGAACGCTGGTGGTGCTGCTGCCAATGCCAACGCTGCCTACATGGGCGGTTGGATGGATGCCATCAACGGTGTTCGTGGTAGCAACGACTTGTTCCTGCCGATTGGCCCTGGTGACTTCCTTGTTCACCACGCCATCGCTCTAGGTCTCCACACCACCACCCTGATCCTTGTGAAGGGTGCTCTGGATGCACGTGGATCCAAGTTGATGCCTGACAAGAAGGACTTCGGTTACTCCTTCCCCTGCGACGGCCCTGGCCGTGGCGGTACCTGTGACATCTCTGCCTGGGACGCTTTCTATCTAGCTGTCTTCTGGGCTCTGAACACAGTGGGTTGGGTCACCTTCTACTGGCACTGGAAGCATCTTGCGATTTGGCAGGGCAACGTGGCTCAGTTCAACGAGTCCAGCACCTACCTCATGGGCTGGTTCCGCGACTACCTCTGGCTGAACAGTTCACAGCTGATCAATGGCTACAACCCATTTGGCAGCAATAACCTGGCTGTTTGGTCTTGGATGTTCTTGTTCGGTCACCTGGTTTGGGCGACAGGATTCATGTTCCTGATCTCCTGGCGTGGTTATTGGCAAGAGCTGATTGAGACCATCGTTTGGGCTCATCAGCGCACTCCTCTGGCCAACCTTGTTGGCTGGCGCGACAAGCCTGTGGCTCTCTCCATCGTCCAGGCTCGTGTTGTGGGTCTTGCTCACTTCACGATCGGGTACATCCTCACGTACGCCGCCTTCTTGATCGCCTCCACCTCTGGCAAGTTTGGCTGA
- a CDS encoding fatty acid desaturase, with protein sequence MTTTDKRMSQDMAPSHYPKRIDFKLAPFMASDDRIASWQILNTVVPIIAVGFAMSAVTTSFNITAIVLTPLLLVLMVLLLSRSFSLMHDCGHQSLFRSKRSNRIAAFGLSLIHGMPQHPWSRGHAFHHKHNGNWDRYRGPSALITREQYDSRSPRSQWLYRLLRHPLLLFPGGFFYLIIKPRVALLLSFFEFVGHSIKSTIKMVTTGDWISPKKVCTNYKSSFFYTSGECVDMIANTAVVGMLWWWIGSSIGYAHFWILYALIMSCSAAVMIAVFFIQHNFPESYTSDEDNWSYFRGALSGSSFLQMPAILNWFTADIAYHHIHHLSERIPNYRLKECHEANIHLVQNVHRLYLSQVSDCFSLILWDRERLELVSPFA encoded by the coding sequence ATGACAACGACCGACAAGAGGATGAGCCAAGACATGGCGCCTAGCCATTACCCCAAACGGATCGACTTCAAACTCGCTCCCTTTATGGCCAGTGATGACCGGATCGCGAGCTGGCAGATCCTGAACACCGTGGTTCCGATCATTGCAGTGGGGTTTGCGATGTCTGCGGTGACAACATCGTTCAACATCACAGCGATCGTGTTGACACCCTTGCTGTTGGTGTTGATGGTTTTGCTGCTCAGTCGCAGCTTTTCCCTAATGCATGACTGCGGACATCAGAGTCTGTTCCGTTCCAAGCGGTCGAATCGAATTGCTGCCTTCGGGTTGAGCTTGATTCACGGCATGCCACAACATCCCTGGTCGCGAGGACACGCCTTCCATCACAAACACAATGGGAATTGGGACCGTTATCGCGGACCATCCGCTCTGATCACACGCGAGCAATACGACTCACGATCTCCACGCTCTCAGTGGCTCTATCGCCTCTTGCGCCATCCATTGCTGCTCTTCCCTGGTGGATTCTTCTATCTCATCATCAAGCCAAGAGTTGCCTTACTTTTAAGCTTCTTTGAATTCGTTGGTCATTCCATCAAAAGCACCATAAAGATGGTGACGACCGGAGACTGGATATCGCCAAAAAAAGTTTGCACTAATTACAAATCCAGCTTCTTTTACACCAGTGGTGAATGTGTAGACATGATTGCTAACACAGCTGTTGTTGGAATGTTGTGGTGGTGGATCGGGAGCTCTATTGGCTATGCACACTTCTGGATCCTTTACGCCTTGATCATGAGTTGCAGTGCAGCAGTAATGATTGCTGTCTTTTTCATCCAACACAATTTCCCTGAATCTTATACAAGTGATGAAGATAATTGGAGTTATTTCCGTGGTGCTCTGTCTGGATCTTCCTTCCTACAAATGCCAGCCATTTTAAATTGGTTTACCGCCGATATCGCCTATCACCATATCCACCATCTTTCGGAGCGAATTCCCAATTACCGATTAAAAGAATGCCATGAAGCAAATATCCACCTTGTGCAGAATGTCCATAGGCTTTATTTGTCTCAGGTTAGCGATTGCTTCTCCCTCATCCTCTGGGATAGGGAACGTTTAGAGCTTGTTTCACCCTTCGCCTGA
- the cobJ gene encoding precorrin-3B C(17)-methyltransferase: protein MQRLQQSGLTDQLALTPGAAATIADLDGTCLVNSAAMLIQQHWQEGGVLMVIGATGAVTRLIAPLLKDKESDPAVLVLDAEGQRVIPLLGGHQAGAEQLSREIAATLGGEAVLSGDSAVSGRLATDVFGHAWGWKRGGTSTSWTQLMKAQARGEGPHLIQSMGSKLWQSSSAAQSSQLLGLNAEAGSANSDNAVEDSAIPALEISTSIAHAGACTWHPALLWLGIGCERDTSLNLVQRAVSSALEEAGLAEAAVAGISSIDRKGDERALQDLAQLHHWPFRLHTASALDAVPVPTPSKVVAAEMGTGSVAEAAALLSAGPNAQLKLHKRITHANDEERGAITVAIAESMEAHAPQRGELHLIGSGPGDLALLTPEARSALARCPAWVGYGLYLDLLEPLRRPDQIRLDGQLTMERDRCQQALSLARQGVRVALVSSGDSGIYGMAGLALELWLDLAEDDRPRFAVHPGISALQLAAAKAGAPLMHDFCTVSLSDRLTPWDVIEQRLEGAAKGDFVVALYNPRSKGRDWQLQRAKDILLTERPASTPVVMARQLGRQEEHVSFCRLDRLPVETIDMLTVLVIGNSSSRLEGGRMVTPRGYPGAELS from the coding sequence ATGCAAAGACTTCAGCAATCTGGCCTCACTGATCAACTGGCACTCACTCCCGGTGCAGCCGCCACCATTGCTGACCTAGACGGAACGTGTTTGGTGAACTCAGCTGCGATGTTGATCCAGCAGCACTGGCAAGAGGGGGGAGTGCTGATGGTGATCGGAGCCACAGGTGCCGTCACCCGTTTGATTGCTCCACTGTTGAAGGACAAAGAAAGTGACCCTGCAGTCCTGGTTCTGGATGCAGAGGGACAAAGAGTGATCCCATTGCTTGGCGGTCACCAAGCTGGTGCGGAACAATTAAGCCGGGAGATCGCCGCCACGCTTGGAGGGGAAGCGGTTCTGAGCGGAGATAGTGCTGTTTCGGGCCGTTTAGCAACCGATGTGTTCGGTCATGCTTGGGGATGGAAACGCGGCGGAACAAGCACCAGCTGGACCCAACTGATGAAGGCCCAGGCGCGTGGAGAGGGACCCCATCTCATCCAATCAATGGGGAGCAAGCTGTGGCAAAGCAGTTCGGCCGCTCAATCCAGCCAGCTCCTCGGTCTTAATGCCGAGGCAGGCAGTGCTAATTCAGACAATGCAGTCGAAGACAGTGCAATTCCAGCGCTGGAGATCAGCACATCCATCGCCCATGCGGGGGCATGCACTTGGCACCCAGCACTCCTTTGGCTTGGAATTGGCTGCGAGCGCGACACAAGCTTGAACCTTGTCCAGCGTGCCGTAAGCAGTGCCCTCGAGGAGGCGGGCCTGGCAGAGGCCGCCGTTGCAGGCATCAGCAGCATCGATCGCAAGGGCGATGAACGGGCGCTTCAAGACCTCGCACAGCTTCACCATTGGCCCTTCCGTTTGCACACAGCATCAGCATTAGATGCTGTGCCGGTGCCAACCCCATCCAAGGTGGTTGCTGCAGAGATGGGAACGGGATCGGTTGCAGAAGCAGCTGCACTACTGAGTGCCGGACCCAACGCACAACTCAAGCTGCACAAACGAATCACCCACGCCAACGACGAGGAACGCGGCGCCATCACCGTGGCGATTGCCGAAAGCATGGAGGCCCATGCACCTCAACGGGGCGAACTGCATCTCATCGGCAGTGGGCCAGGTGATCTGGCCCTCCTCACTCCTGAAGCCCGCAGTGCCCTAGCGCGCTGTCCTGCCTGGGTGGGATACGGGCTCTACCTCGACTTATTAGAACCGCTGCGCCGTCCAGATCAGATCCGGCTGGATGGGCAACTCACCATGGAAAGGGACCGCTGCCAGCAAGCTCTGAGCCTCGCTCGCCAGGGCGTTCGCGTGGCGTTGGTGTCGTCTGGCGACAGCGGGATTTATGGAATGGCCGGGCTCGCGCTTGAGCTCTGGTTGGACTTAGCAGAGGACGACCGGCCTCGCTTTGCCGTGCATCCAGGAATCTCCGCACTACAACTAGCAGCCGCAAAAGCTGGTGCACCGCTCATGCATGACTTCTGCACCGTGAGCTTGAGCGATCGCCTTACCCCATGGGACGTGATTGAACAACGACTAGAAGGTGCCGCCAAGGGCGATTTCGTCGTTGCGCTCTACAACCCCCGCTCCAAAGGACGTGATTGGCAGCTGCAACGTGCCAAAGACATCCTGCTCACTGAACGCCCTGCCTCCACACCTGTTGTGATGGCAAGGCAATTAGGTCGACAGGAGGAACACGTCTCGTTCTGCCGGCTCGACCGCTTGCCCGTAGAAACCATTGACATGCTGACTGTTTTGGTCATCGGCAACAGCAGCAGCAGACTGGAGGGGGGGCGAATGGTGACTCCGCGCGGCTATCCAGGCGCAGAACTCAGTTGA
- the psaA gene encoding photosystem I core protein PsaA — MTISPPERGSTAKSQVEKVDNPATFELFGKPGHFDRSLAKGPKTTTWVWNLHANAHDFDSHTSDLEEVSRKIFSAHFGHLAVIFIWLSGAFFHGARFSNFSGWLADPTHVKPSAQVVWPVFGQEILNGDMGAGFQGIQITSGLFHVWRAWGITNETQLMSLAIGALVMAGLMLNAGVFHYHKAAPKLEWFQNVESMLNHHLAGLLGLGSLSWTGHLLHVSLPTTKLMDAIDAGQPLVLNGKTIASVADIPLPHEFFNQDLIAQLYPGFGAGIGAFFSGDWAAYSDFLTFKGGINPVTGSMWMSDIAHHHLAIAVLFIVAGHMYRTNWGIGHSIKEILEGQKGDPLLFPATKGHDGLFEFMTTSWHAQLGVNLAMLGSLSIIVAQHMYAMPPYPYMAIDYPTQIGLFTHHMWIGGFLIVGAAAHAAIAMIRDYDPAKHVDNVLDRVLKARDALISHLNWVCIWLGFHSFGLYIHNDTMRALGRPQDMFSDSAIQLKPVFAQWIQGLHAGAAGSTAPNALAGVSEVFNGSTIAVGGKVAAAAIPLGTADFMVHHIHAFTIHVTVLILLKGVLYARSSRLVPDKANLGFRFPCDGPGRGGTCQVSAWDHVFLGLFWMYNSLSIVIFHFSWKMQSDVWGTVNADGSVQHITNGNFANSAITINGWLRDYLWAQAAQVINSYGSNTSAYGLMFLGAHFVWAFSLMFLFSGRGYWQELIESIVWAHNKLKVAPAIQPRALSITQGRAVGVAHYLLGGIATTWAFFHAHILVVG, encoded by the coding sequence ATGACCATTAGCCCACCAGAGCGTGGGAGCACCGCGAAGAGCCAAGTCGAAAAGGTTGACAATCCAGCAACCTTTGAATTGTTCGGCAAGCCCGGACATTTCGACCGATCTCTCGCGAAAGGCCCCAAGACCACAACCTGGGTTTGGAACCTCCACGCCAACGCTCACGATTTCGATAGTCATACGAGTGACCTTGAAGAGGTTTCTCGGAAGATCTTTAGTGCTCACTTCGGCCATTTGGCCGTGATCTTCATCTGGCTAAGCGGCGCCTTCTTCCACGGAGCCCGCTTCTCCAACTTCTCCGGCTGGCTCGCCGATCCCACCCACGTGAAGCCAAGTGCTCAGGTGGTGTGGCCCGTGTTTGGCCAGGAGATTCTCAACGGTGATATGGGTGCCGGTTTCCAAGGCATTCAGATCACTTCTGGCCTCTTTCACGTCTGGCGTGCATGGGGCATCACCAATGAGACCCAGCTGATGTCGCTTGCCATCGGCGCTCTGGTGATGGCCGGTCTCATGCTCAATGCCGGTGTCTTCCACTATCACAAGGCAGCTCCCAAGCTCGAGTGGTTCCAGAACGTTGAGTCGATGCTCAACCACCACTTGGCAGGTTTGCTCGGTCTCGGTTCACTCTCCTGGACCGGTCACCTACTGCATGTTTCTCTGCCGACAACCAAGTTGATGGATGCCATCGACGCCGGCCAGCCGCTGGTGCTCAATGGCAAGACCATTGCTTCTGTCGCAGACATTCCACTGCCCCATGAATTCTTTAACCAGGATTTGATCGCGCAGCTCTATCCAGGATTTGGTGCCGGTATCGGTGCCTTCTTCTCTGGTGATTGGGCTGCCTACAGCGACTTCCTGACCTTTAAAGGTGGAATTAATCCAGTCACAGGAAGCATGTGGATGAGCGATATCGCTCATCACCACCTTGCCATTGCGGTTCTGTTCATCGTGGCTGGTCACATGTACCGCACGAACTGGGGCATCGGGCACTCCATCAAGGAGATCCTCGAAGGTCAGAAGGGTGATCCCCTCCTGTTCCCTGCCACCAAGGGTCATGACGGACTCTTTGAGTTCATGACGACCTCTTGGCATGCTCAGTTGGGCGTCAACTTGGCCATGCTCGGTTCGCTGAGCATCATCGTGGCCCAGCACATGTATGCGATGCCTCCGTATCCATACATGGCGATTGACTACCCGACTCAGATCGGACTGTTCACCCACCACATGTGGATCGGTGGTTTCCTAATCGTTGGCGCTGCTGCTCACGCAGCCATCGCCATGATTCGCGATTACGACCCTGCCAAGCATGTGGATAACGTGCTCGATCGTGTGCTCAAAGCTCGCGATGCCCTGATCAGCCACCTGAACTGGGTGTGCATTTGGTTGGGCTTCCATAGCTTTGGCCTCTACATCCACAACGACACAATGCGTGCTCTGGGGCGTCCCCAGGACATGTTTAGTGACTCAGCGATTCAGCTGAAGCCCGTGTTCGCTCAGTGGATCCAGGGTTTGCATGCCGGAGCTGCCGGTAGCACCGCTCCTAACGCACTTGCTGGCGTTAGCGAAGTGTTCAACGGCTCCACGATTGCCGTTGGTGGCAAGGTTGCTGCTGCAGCGATTCCTCTTGGGACCGCTGACTTCATGGTGCACCACATCCACGCATTCACGATTCACGTGACTGTGTTGATCCTTCTCAAAGGTGTGCTCTATGCCCGTAGCTCCCGCCTCGTTCCAGATAAAGCAAACCTGGGCTTCCGCTTCCCTTGCGACGGACCCGGCCGAGGTGGCACCTGTCAGGTGTCTGCTTGGGACCATGTGTTCCTAGGCCTGTTCTGGATGTACAACTCCCTGTCCATCGTGATTTTCCACTTCAGCTGGAAAATGCAAAGCGATGTTTGGGGAACTGTGAATGCTGATGGCAGTGTCCAACACATCACGAATGGCAACTTCGCCAACAGCGCAATCACCATTAATGGCTGGCTGCGTGACTACCTGTGGGCTCAGGCCGCGCAGGTGATCAACAGCTACGGCTCGAACACCAGTGCCTATGGCCTGATGTTCCTTGGTGCTCACTTTGTCTGGGCCTTCAGCTTGATGTTCTTGTTCAGTGGCCGCGGCTACTGGCAGGAATTGATTGAGTCCATCGTTTGGGCTCACAACAAGCTGAAGGTGGCACCTGCCATCCAGCCCCGTGCGCTGTCCATCACCCAGGGCCGTGCCGTGGGTGTCGCTCATTACCTCTTGGGCGGCATCGCGACCACATGGGCCTTCTTCCACGCCCACATCCTTGTGGTCGGCTGA
- the lipA gene encoding lipoyl synthase, producing MQKPDWLRVKAPQRERIGEVADLLLDLKLNTVCQEASCPNIGECFAGGTATFLIMGPGCTRACPYCDIDFDKSVRELDPTEPQRLGEAVSRLGLKHVVITSVNRDDLEDGGASQFVACIEQVKQHSPLTTIELLIPDFCGNWDALATVMEASPHVLNHNIETVPRLYRQARPQGIYERSLELLKRVRDGWPRSYSKSGLMVGLGESDAEVIEVLRDLREHRVDIVTIGQYLSPGPKHLSVDRFVTPEQFESYRLKGEQDLGFLQVVSTPLTRSSYHAGEVQKLMTIHPR from the coding sequence ATTCAGAAACCTGACTGGTTGCGCGTCAAAGCCCCCCAGCGCGAGCGCATTGGCGAGGTGGCCGACCTGCTGCTGGACCTCAAGCTGAACACTGTTTGCCAGGAGGCAAGCTGCCCAAATATCGGCGAATGCTTTGCCGGAGGGACCGCGACGTTCCTAATCATGGGGCCCGGCTGCACCCGCGCCTGTCCCTACTGCGATATCGACTTCGACAAGAGCGTCCGAGAACTCGACCCAACTGAACCCCAACGGCTCGGGGAGGCGGTCTCCCGGCTTGGGCTCAAACACGTTGTGATCACCTCAGTGAACCGCGACGACCTGGAAGACGGAGGCGCCTCTCAGTTCGTGGCTTGCATCGAGCAGGTGAAGCAACACTCGCCGCTCACCACAATTGAGCTGCTGATTCCCGATTTCTGTGGCAATTGGGATGCGCTAGCCACGGTGATGGAGGCATCACCCCATGTGCTCAATCACAACATTGAGACGGTGCCGCGGCTGTATCGCCAGGCTCGTCCGCAGGGAATCTATGAGCGCTCCTTGGAACTCCTCAAACGGGTTCGTGATGGCTGGCCACGGTCTTACAGCAAGTCGGGATTAATGGTGGGCCTCGGCGAGAGCGACGCGGAAGTGATCGAGGTGCTTCGCGATCTAAGAGAACACCGAGTTGACATCGTCACCATCGGCCAATACCTATCACCAGGCCCCAAACACTTGAGCGTGGACCGGTTCGTAACTCCGGAGCAGTTCGAGAGCTACCGCCTCAAGGGAGAACAAGACCTTGGGTTTTTACAGGTGGTCAGCACTCCGCTCACGCGCAGCAGCTACCACGCTGGAGAGGTGCAGAAACTGATGACCATTCACCCTCGCTGA
- a CDS encoding cupin, whose protein sequence is MHLVEVESLVAPTVHQASSAQARFFDYRSAANPQQSGLIASVPFRSFSPDFFDQTGCDVLPLDLSEQLGCSGPATGPSLCANFVRLDRGEQRTSAIATSQLFFITNGEGETQACGQTFQWSKGDMLVLPAGGDAIHTTHKKAGLYWVHDAPLLRYLGVEPAQARFEPSFYSHRDSKRHLEAIANSPNGARANRVSVLLGNSTFPQTRTITHTLWAMLGILPAGQIQRPHRHQSIALDFAVDCQPGCYTMIGTKLDANGMILNGHREDWVPGAAFVTPPGSWHSHHNESGEDAYVLPIQDAGLHTYLRTLDIAFSGGN, encoded by the coding sequence ATGCATCTCGTTGAGGTCGAATCCTTGGTAGCTCCCACAGTGCATCAGGCCTCTTCTGCGCAAGCCCGTTTTTTTGATTACCGCTCCGCTGCAAACCCTCAACAGAGTGGCCTGATTGCATCGGTCCCCTTTCGCTCGTTTTCACCAGATTTTTTTGATCAAACCGGTTGTGATGTTCTTCCTCTCGATCTGAGTGAACAGCTTGGCTGCTCTGGCCCAGCCACCGGCCCTTCTCTTTGCGCCAATTTTGTGCGCCTCGACCGTGGTGAGCAACGCACCAGTGCCATTGCGACAAGTCAGCTTTTTTTCATCACGAATGGAGAAGGGGAGACACAAGCCTGTGGGCAAACGTTCCAATGGTCAAAAGGAGACATGTTGGTGCTGCCTGCCGGTGGAGACGCGATTCACACCACGCACAAAAAAGCAGGTCTGTATTGGGTGCATGATGCGCCACTCCTGCGCTACCTGGGAGTTGAACCAGCTCAAGCTCGCTTTGAGCCCAGCTTTTATAGCCATCGGGACAGCAAACGACATCTAGAAGCGATTGCGAATAGCCCCAACGGTGCTCGCGCCAACCGTGTGAGCGTTTTGCTGGGCAACAGCACTTTCCCTCAGACACGCACGATCACCCATACCCTCTGGGCCATGCTCGGAATCTTGCCCGCTGGCCAGATCCAGCGACCACACCGCCACCAATCCATCGCTCTTGATTTCGCTGTTGATTGCCAACCCGGCTGCTACACCATGATCGGCACGAAGCTTGATGCCAACGGGATGATTCTCAATGGACATCGGGAAGATTGGGTCCCGGGAGCGGCCTTCGTGACGCCACCTGGTTCTTGGCATTCTCACCACAACGAGTCCGGTGAAGATGCCTATGTGCTGCCGATTCAAGATGCGGGCCTTCACACCTATCTGCGCACGCTGGACATCGCCTTTAGCGGCGGCAATTAA